A genomic window from Chitinophaga pollutisoli includes:
- a CDS encoding thiamine pyrophosphate-dependent enzyme — translation MAQTVAEQIVQLLRAAGVERIYAVTGDSLNHLNDAIRRDGHIQWIHVRHEETAAYAAGAEAQLTGKIACCAGSCGPGHVHLINGLYDAHRSGAPVLAIASAIPSPEFGSGFFQETNIYKLFDDCSYYCEMATTPAQAPRMLQMAMQTAVSRKGVAVFGLPGDVSEMDAEKGASSHNVYLTQSGIIPSSGELAQLAETLNKSEKVTIFCGIGAAGAHPEIIDLANALQAPVGYSFRGKMAVQHNNPNEVGMTGLLGLPSAYHAMHHADMLLLLGTDFPYTPFLPDDTRVVQIDAQAERLGRRAVLHQGLHGTIRETLAALLPLIQPKTKNEFLENERKLYAKVNDRLQSYVTDAGGENKIHPEFVAAAIDQLAPPDAVFTVDTGMTCVWAARYISSTGNRALLGSFNHGSMANALPQAIGAALCAPERAVVALCGDGGLSMTTGDLATIAQYKLPVKIIVFNNRSLGMVKLEMEVAGLPDWQTDMHNPDFAMLAQAYGLPGITVSQPDRVREALSHALGQPGPVLLNIMTDPNALAMPPKIKLAQVRGMAASMTKLMLNGEFEEVWETIKSNIRHAKELL, via the coding sequence ATGGCCCAAACCGTTGCAGAACAGATCGTTCAATTGTTACGCGCCGCGGGCGTGGAAAGGATTTACGCCGTTACCGGCGATAGCCTCAACCATCTCAACGACGCCATCCGCCGCGACGGCCATATTCAATGGATACACGTGCGCCACGAAGAAACCGCCGCCTACGCCGCTGGCGCCGAAGCACAGCTGACGGGCAAGATCGCCTGCTGCGCGGGGAGCTGCGGGCCCGGGCATGTGCATCTCATCAACGGCCTGTACGACGCCCACCGGTCCGGCGCGCCGGTGCTGGCCATCGCTTCAGCCATCCCTTCCCCCGAATTCGGCTCCGGCTTTTTCCAGGAAACGAACATCTACAAACTGTTCGACGATTGCAGCTACTATTGCGAAATGGCCACCACGCCAGCCCAAGCGCCGCGCATGTTGCAAATGGCCATGCAAACAGCCGTCAGCCGCAAAGGCGTAGCGGTGTTCGGATTGCCGGGTGATGTATCGGAAATGGATGCGGAAAAAGGCGCATCTTCCCACAACGTTTACCTCACCCAATCCGGCATCATCCCTTCCTCCGGCGAACTGGCCCAACTGGCTGAAACGCTCAACAAAAGCGAGAAGGTGACGATCTTTTGCGGCATCGGCGCCGCAGGCGCGCATCCGGAAATCATCGACCTCGCCAACGCCCTACAGGCACCTGTCGGTTATTCGTTCAGGGGCAAGATGGCCGTCCAACACAATAATCCTAACGAAGTGGGCATGACCGGCCTGCTGGGACTGCCCTCGGCCTATCATGCCATGCATCACGCCGATATGCTGCTGTTGCTGGGCACCGATTTCCCCTACACTCCTTTCCTTCCCGACGATACGCGTGTTGTCCAGATCGATGCGCAGGCCGAAAGGCTGGGAAGAAGGGCGGTGCTGCATCAGGGCCTGCACGGCACCATCCGCGAAACCCTTGCGGCGTTGCTTCCTCTCATCCAGCCCAAAACCAAAAACGAATTCCTGGAAAACGAACGGAAACTCTACGCGAAAGTGAATGACCGCCTGCAATCTTATGTTACAGATGCCGGCGGCGAAAATAAAATCCATCCCGAATTCGTGGCCGCCGCCATCGACCAGCTCGCCCCGCCCGACGCCGTTTTCACCGTAGACACCGGCATGACCTGCGTGTGGGCCGCACGTTACATCTCCTCCACCGGCAACCGAGCATTGCTGGGCTCATTCAACCACGGTTCCATGGCAAATGCGTTGCCGCAAGCCATCGGCGCAGCCTTATGCGCGCCAGAACGTGCCGTGGTAGCGCTTTGCGGCGACGGCGGCCTGTCAATGACCACCGGCGATCTCGCCACCATCGCGCAATACAAACTCCCCGTAAAAATCATTGTGTTCAATAACCGCTCGCTGGGCATGGTAAAACTGGAAATGGAAGTTGCAGGCCTGCCCGACTGGCAAACCGATATGCACAATCCGGATTTCGCGATGCTGGCGCAGGCGTACGGCCTTCCCGGCATCACCGTTTCGCAGCCCGACCGTGTGCGTGAAGCCCTCAGCCACGCACTCGGCCAGCCCGGTCCCGTGTTGCTGAACATCATGACGGACCCCAATGCGCTGGCCATGCCGCCGAAGATCAAACTGGCGCAAGTGCGCGGGATGGCGGCCTCCATGACGAAACTAATGCTGAACGGCGAATTTGAAGAAGTATGGGAAACCATTAAAAGCAACATCCGCCACGCAAAGGAACTACTTTGA
- a CDS encoding DUF4345 domain-containing protein, with product MKQQKTLRILSRIYILFSAASLLYVSLMAFASPQAVMDLVQVKLPNPDSYSSIRGVYGGVGLTIVVMLCRWAFRDERQGVLFLVMLWGFYALSRLMTLGMEGPLGDFGTQWLMTETFLFVTGTVLFVFLQKAARLARA from the coding sequence ATGAAACAACAAAAGACACTACGCATCCTTTCCCGCATTTATATTCTCTTTTCCGCCGCCAGCCTGTTGTATGTAAGCCTCATGGCATTTGCCAGTCCGCAGGCGGTAATGGACCTGGTGCAGGTGAAATTGCCGAACCCCGATTCGTACAGTTCTATCCGCGGCGTGTATGGCGGTGTAGGGTTGACGATTGTGGTGATGTTATGCCGCTGGGCATTCCGGGACGAGCGGCAGGGTGTATTGTTCCTGGTGATGTTGTGGGGTTTTTATGCGTTGTCGCGGTTGATGACCCTTGGTATGGAGGGGCCCCTGGGCGATTTCGGGACGCAGTGGCTGATGACGGAGACCTTTTTATTCGTGACGGGAACGGTATTGTTTGTTTTCCTCCAAAAAGCTGCCCGGCTGGCACGGGCGTAA
- a CDS encoding family 16 glycoside hydrolase, with translation MIGFLYACGAGLMLAQPATAQSGKWPLTDLSAFRQPGGTWQIAGDVSARISKPNALETVKGTGVLVNLPGKKQHGEDLYSNFQHGDIDLELDYMMAAGSNSGIYFQGRYEFQLFDSWGNPSPAQPTMAVFMSAGTTASPKARKATRATLPARTPARRLASGST, from the coding sequence ATGATCGGCTTTTTGTATGCATGCGGCGCCGGTCTGATGCTGGCCCAACCTGCTACGGCGCAATCCGGAAAATGGCCGCTGACGGACCTCTCCGCCTTCCGCCAGCCCGGCGGCACCTGGCAGATCGCCGGCGACGTGTCCGCCAGGATCAGCAAGCCCAATGCCCTCGAAACCGTTAAAGGCACCGGTGTACTGGTGAACCTCCCCGGCAAAAAACAACACGGGGAAGACCTCTATTCCAACTTCCAACACGGGGATATCGACCTGGAACTTGATTATATGATGGCCGCGGGATCCAATTCCGGTATCTATTTCCAGGGGCGCTACGAATTCCAGCTGTTCGACAGCTGGGGGAATCCTTCCCCCGCGCAGCCGACAATGGCGGTATTTATGAGCGCTGGGACGACAGCAAGCCCGAAGGCCAGAAAGGCTACCAGGGCTACGCTCCCCGCCAGAACGCCAGCAAGGCGCCTGGCCTCTGGCAGCACCTGA
- a CDS encoding AraC family transcriptional regulator: protein MPFASIPDDELKGLLPFARVYYEMYPDCKIVTQEIRLVGPVSMWFHHVMPFFPMVLLPKTTMRNVILHLMLGNNVRVLMGNGRLTDLRNHRMDLFNLESYFNTVPLEPGQWFDSFHINFRPESAGELMDTVPELAGLITPEILQGEGRINARHVVFNEVCQRALKNILCCKQIGDTAEYFLRRQAVNLLTVFLRAMRQDAGEVRMSTKNRKKTAACYHYLVRNFAKPHTVESLGERFSLDHTLLEASFVARYGRTIPEFIMDKRMHVAYLALMKTKAPFSRIAEDTGFDSVAAFRIAFRKYFRVEPVHFIKGQ from the coding sequence ATGCCTTTTGCCAGCATTCCTGACGATGAACTGAAAGGACTATTGCCCTTTGCCCGTGTGTATTATGAAATGTACCCGGATTGTAAGATCGTAACACAGGAGATCAGGCTGGTAGGGCCCGTTTCCATGTGGTTTCACCACGTGATGCCCTTCTTCCCCATGGTCCTGCTGCCGAAAACGACTATGCGCAACGTCATTCTTCATCTCATGCTCGGCAACAATGTGCGCGTACTGATGGGAAACGGGCGGTTGACGGATTTGCGCAACCACCGGATGGATCTTTTTAACCTGGAAAGTTATTTTAATACTGTACCCCTGGAACCCGGGCAGTGGTTCGATAGTTTCCACATCAATTTCAGGCCGGAATCGGCAGGCGAGCTGATGGACACCGTTCCCGAACTGGCCGGACTCATTACGCCGGAAATCCTCCAGGGAGAAGGGCGGATCAATGCCAGGCATGTGGTGTTCAATGAAGTTTGCCAACGCGCTTTGAAAAATATCCTTTGTTGCAAACAAATCGGCGATACGGCTGAGTATTTCCTCCGCCGGCAGGCGGTTAACCTGCTCACCGTTTTTCTCCGCGCCATGCGGCAAGACGCGGGTGAAGTCCGGATGTCTACCAAAAACCGGAAGAAGACCGCGGCCTGCTACCATTACCTGGTCCGGAATTTCGCGAAACCGCATACGGTGGAAAGCCTCGGTGAACGCTTTTCCCTCGATCATACATTGCTGGAAGCCTCGTTTGTAGCCCGGTACGGCCGCACCATTCCTGAATTTATCATGGATAAACGCATGCACGTGGCATACCTCGCCCTGATGAAAACGAAAGCCCCTTTCTCCCGGATCGCCGAAGATACCGGGTTCGATTCGGTGGCCGCATTCCGCATCGCTTTCCGGAAATATTTCCGGGTAGAGCCGGTGCACTTCATCAAGGGACAGTAA
- a CDS encoding OmpA family protein has translation MKNYPMCKMPHFCALGLPKKGDVLVLKGLYYDFDKYAIHYPDATRVLDSPAIILQDHPAMRISLESHMDRRGNGAYNLRLSEHRAESAVQYLVQKGIARNRLEWRGFGETRLVTTAATMCNAKM, from the coding sequence ATGAAAAACTATCCAATGTGTAAAATGCCGCATTTCTGCGCCCTTGGTCTACCGAAAAAAGGAGACGTGCTCGTGCTGAAGGGTTTGTATTACGATTTCGACAAGTACGCCATCCATTACCCGGATGCCACGCGTGTGCTGGATTCGCCGGCCATTATCCTCCAGGATCATCCCGCCATGCGGATTTCACTGGAATCACATATGGATAGACGTGGAAACGGCGCCTATAATCTCCGCCTCTCAGAACATCGCGCGGAGTCCGCCGTGCAATATCTCGTGCAGAAAGGCATCGCCCGCAACCGGCTCGAATGGCGGGGATTCGGCGAAACACGGCTCGTGACCACTGCGGCAACAATGTGCAATGCAAAAATGTAA
- a CDS encoding LLM class flavin-dependent oxidoreductase has product MKQIKLSVLDQSVIRTGSNVRETLLETMALAQMADKLGYSRFWVSEHHNIATIAGSTPEVLLAFLTAHTEYIRLGSAGVMLPNHSSLKVAENFRMLEALAPGRIDLGVGRAPGGDRLTARILNPQNTFSDKDFVQQIMDLQHFLTDHAPEGTLYEKVKAMPQAETAPPIWLLTSSGGSASVAAHFGTALSFAHFINPSGGPEVVHQYRETFRPSETLSAPLANFGIFAFTSENPEAVERWQTIMDYRLLQIERGSDAALPSYEAIREQEYMPDEQLRVNYNRRRMICGSPEVVKAKITALCETYEVDEAVISTIAEHADERMESFRLLAKAFGLTPRN; this is encoded by the coding sequence ATGAAGCAGATAAAATTGAGTGTACTGGACCAGTCCGTGATCCGGACCGGCAGTAACGTACGGGAAACCTTGCTGGAAACCATGGCATTGGCGCAAATGGCCGACAAACTGGGCTATTCGCGTTTCTGGGTTTCGGAGCACCATAACATTGCAACGATCGCCGGCTCCACGCCGGAAGTATTACTGGCATTTTTGACAGCGCATACCGAGTATATCCGCCTTGGCTCCGCCGGTGTGATGTTACCGAACCACAGTTCGCTGAAGGTAGCGGAGAATTTCCGGATGCTGGAAGCCCTCGCGCCCGGGCGCATCGATCTCGGCGTGGGGCGCGCTCCCGGTGGCGACCGGCTCACTGCGCGTATCCTCAACCCGCAGAATACGTTCAGCGACAAAGATTTCGTGCAGCAGATCATGGACCTGCAGCATTTCCTCACGGACCATGCGCCCGAGGGCACGCTGTATGAAAAAGTGAAAGCCATGCCGCAGGCGGAAACCGCTCCGCCCATCTGGCTGCTGACTTCCAGCGGCGGCAGCGCGAGCGTGGCGGCGCACTTCGGAACCGCCCTCTCCTTCGCCCATTTCATCAATCCCAGCGGCGGGCCGGAAGTCGTGCATCAATACCGCGAAACCTTCCGCCCTTCGGAAACGCTTTCCGCTCCGCTCGCCAACTTTGGCATTTTCGCGTTCACCTCCGAAAACCCGGAAGCCGTTGAGCGCTGGCAAACCATCATGGACTACCGACTGCTCCAGATCGAGCGCGGCAGCGATGCGGCGCTTCCCTCCTACGAAGCCATCCGCGAACAGGAGTACATGCCCGATGAGCAGCTGCGCGTCAACTACAACCGCCGCCGCATGATCTGCGGTTCACCGGAAGTAGTGAAAGCGAAGATCACCGCGCTCTGCGAAACTTATGAAGTCGACGAAGCCGTGATCAGCACCATCGCCGAGCATGCCGACGAAAGAATGGAATCGTTCCGTTTGCTCGCCAAAGCTTTCGGTCTAACACCCCGCAACTGA
- a CDS encoding sigma-70 family RNA polymerase sigma factor: protein MKVWEIRERIQPELPFAGYIYRIARNHVFKTLERAATDRGLREQILAQLNTLPEGFHPEQVVKSKEYDRLFHEALNQMPPQRLNVFRLCRQEGRTYDEAAEILGISRNAVKKHMVLGMRFIHDYIFRYGGVSLSVAFYFKNYF, encoded by the coding sequence TTGAAAGTATGGGAGATCCGGGAACGCATCCAGCCGGAGCTTCCTTTCGCCGGTTATATTTACCGCATTGCCCGTAACCACGTTTTCAAAACCCTTGAGCGCGCGGCTACCGACCGCGGCCTGCGGGAGCAGATCCTGGCGCAGCTGAACACTTTGCCAGAAGGCTTCCATCCCGAGCAGGTGGTGAAATCCAAGGAATACGACCGCCTTTTCCACGAAGCCCTCAACCAGATGCCGCCCCAGCGCCTCAACGTGTTCCGCCTCTGCAGGCAGGAAGGGCGCACTTACGACGAAGCCGCCGAAATCCTCGGCATTTCCCGCAATGCCGTTAAAAAACATATGGTGCTCGGCATGCGTTTCATCCACGATTATATCTTCCGCTACGGCGGCGTTTCCCTCTCGGTGGCCTTTTATTTCAAAAATTATTTTTAG
- a CDS encoding FecR domain-containing protein: MSTSTDHEKLLQRYLDGDCTPEEAAELMERLRQSGAHREVLQKMQEEFPVMMASRPEISPEISQRIEARLLESIRATKVRRLPVRRWVAAAAVLLLLGAGGAFFLTRPSSKSPSVAEAKPISAADIAPGSDKAVLTLADGSVVTLDSAGNQVIRQGETLVRQQNGKLLYSVAGHPVAAGFNTLTVPRGGQFQIVLPDGSRVWLNSTSKLRFPTAFHDNKRVVELEGQGYFEVSKDALKPFIVQTQAANVEVLGTGFDVMAYPDERTMNTTLLEGAVKVKDVRLKPGQQARLEHATGTITVAPADVQQVIAWKTGFFEFDNADIDDILRQAARWYDVEVVYRGKTKLLIGGRISRQLPLSELLKMLEDNGAKFSMEGRRLIVH, translated from the coding sequence ATGTCTACATCCACGGACCACGAAAAACTGCTGCAACGATACCTCGACGGCGATTGTACGCCCGAAGAGGCGGCTGAACTTATGGAAAGGCTCCGGCAATCCGGCGCGCACCGGGAGGTGCTGCAAAAGATGCAGGAAGAGTTCCCGGTTATGATGGCATCCCGCCCTGAAATTTCACCAGAAATCAGTCAACGTATAGAAGCGCGCCTGCTCGAAAGCATCCGCGCCACCAAAGTGCGCCGCCTGCCGGTCCGCCGTTGGGTCGCCGCCGCCGCCGTACTCCTGCTCCTGGGCGCGGGAGGCGCATTTTTCCTTACCCGTCCATCTTCCAAAAGTCCATCTGTAGCGGAAGCAAAACCCATTTCCGCGGCCGACATCGCGCCGGGGTCAGACAAAGCCGTGCTGACCCTGGCCGACGGTTCGGTGGTAACCCTCGACAGCGCCGGCAACCAGGTGATCCGCCAGGGCGAAACACTCGTGCGGCAGCAAAACGGGAAGTTATTGTACAGTGTGGCAGGCCATCCGGTGGCGGCGGGCTTCAACACCCTCACGGTGCCCCGTGGCGGCCAGTTCCAGATCGTATTGCCCGACGGAAGCCGCGTATGGCTGAATTCCACGTCCAAACTCCGTTTCCCGACCGCCTTCCACGACAACAAGCGCGTGGTGGAGCTGGAAGGGCAGGGGTATTTCGAAGTGAGCAAAGACGCCCTCAAACCCTTTATCGTACAAACCCAAGCGGCCAACGTGGAAGTACTGGGAACAGGGTTCGACGTTATGGCATACCCGGATGAGCGGACCATGAACACCACACTGTTGGAAGGCGCCGTGAAAGTAAAGGATGTACGGCTCAAACCCGGCCAACAGGCCCGGCTCGAACACGCCACCGGCACGATCACCGTCGCGCCGGCAGATGTACAGCAGGTAATCGCCTGGAAAACGGGCTTCTTCGAATTCGATAACGCGGATATCGACGACATCCTGCGCCAGGCGGCGCGCTGGTACGATGTAGAAGTGGTATACCGTGGAAAAACGAAGCTCCTGATCGGGGGACGCATCAGCCGCCAGTTACCTTTGTCGGAGCTGCTGAAAATGTTGGAAGATAACGGCGCGAAGTTCAGCATGGAAGGGCGCCGGCTCATCGTTCATTAA